From a single Spongiibacter taiwanensis genomic region:
- the mnmG gene encoding tRNA uridine-5-carboxymethylaminomethyl(34) synthesis enzyme MnmG, with amino-acid sequence MDYPQSFDVIVIGGGHAGTEAALAAARMGCATLLLTHNIETLGQMSCNPAIGGIGKSHLVKEVDALGGAMALATDRGGIQFRILNARKGPAVRATRAQADRVLYKAAIREILENQPNLAIFQQAVDDLIVEGDCVRGVVTNIGLRFHAKSVVLTAGTFLGGKIHIGLDNHSGGRAGDPPSIALASRLRELPFRVDRLKTGTPPRIDAKTVNFDGLEQQWGDTPAPVMSYLGRRDMHPEQVCCWITHTNERSHEIIRGGLDRSPMYTGVIEGIGPRYCPSIEDKVHRFADKSSHQVFIEPEGLNTHELYPNGISTSLPFDVQLNLVRSIKGFENAHMTRPGYAIEYDFFEPRDLKSSLETKFMHGLFFAGQINGTTGYEEAAAQGLLAGANAALLAQDKPAWCPRRDEAYIGVLVDDLITMGTKEPYRMFTSRAEYRLLLREDNADLRLTEKGRELGLVDDARWAAFCEKRDRIEAERQRLASTWIQPGSPAAAKLDSKISKPLSHEYNLLELLKRPELDYADIAELFDSAEAVDEVVAQQLEIDIKYAGYIDRQKEEIERLRRFENTLLPVDFDYAVVEGLSNEVKQKLATTRPESLAQASRIPGVTPAAVSLLLIYLKKRGLLDRKSA; translated from the coding sequence GTGGACTATCCGCAGAGCTTCGACGTTATTGTGATTGGTGGTGGTCATGCCGGTACAGAGGCCGCGCTGGCAGCTGCTCGCATGGGCTGTGCGACGTTGTTGCTAACCCACAACATCGAGACCCTGGGTCAAATGTCGTGCAATCCGGCTATCGGCGGCATTGGCAAGAGCCATCTGGTCAAGGAGGTGGATGCACTGGGTGGCGCAATGGCCCTGGCAACAGACCGCGGCGGCATTCAATTTCGCATTCTGAATGCGCGCAAAGGACCAGCCGTGCGCGCAACCCGCGCCCAAGCGGATCGGGTACTCTACAAAGCGGCCATTCGTGAGATTCTGGAAAACCAGCCCAATCTGGCCATCTTCCAGCAGGCCGTGGACGACCTGATCGTTGAGGGCGACTGCGTGCGTGGCGTGGTGACCAACATTGGCTTGCGATTCCATGCCAAATCGGTGGTGCTCACAGCGGGTACTTTTCTGGGTGGCAAAATTCATATTGGCCTGGATAACCACAGCGGTGGCAGGGCAGGAGACCCACCGTCCATCGCCTTGGCCAGCCGCCTGCGCGAATTGCCGTTCCGGGTAGATCGCCTCAAGACCGGCACGCCGCCTCGTATTGACGCCAAAACAGTTAACTTTGACGGGCTGGAACAGCAGTGGGGAGATACTCCCGCACCGGTGATGTCCTACCTTGGCCGTCGCGACATGCACCCGGAGCAGGTGTGCTGCTGGATTACCCACACCAACGAGCGCAGTCACGAGATTATTCGCGGTGGCCTGGATCGCTCACCCATGTACACCGGGGTGATTGAGGGCATTGGTCCGCGTTACTGCCCGTCCATCGAAGACAAAGTGCACCGCTTTGCGGATAAATCGTCTCACCAGGTGTTTATTGAGCCCGAGGGGTTGAATACGCACGAGCTTTATCCCAATGGCATTTCCACCAGTTTGCCCTTTGACGTGCAACTCAATCTGGTGCGGTCGATCAAGGGTTTTGAAAACGCCCACATGACCCGGCCGGGTTATGCGATTGAATACGACTTTTTTGAACCCAGAGATTTGAAATCGTCTCTGGAGACCAAATTCATGCACGGCCTGTTCTTTGCCGGCCAGATTAACGGCACGACCGGGTACGAAGAAGCGGCCGCCCAGGGATTACTGGCCGGCGCCAATGCCGCGCTGTTGGCCCAGGACAAACCGGCCTGGTGTCCGCGCCGCGACGAGGCCTACATCGGCGTACTGGTCGATGACCTGATCACCATGGGGACCAAAGAACCCTATCGCATGTTTACTTCACGGGCCGAGTACCGCTTGTTGCTGCGCGAGGACAATGCAGACTTGCGCCTGACCGAAAAAGGTCGCGAGTTGGGCTTGGTCGATGATGCCCGCTGGGCTGCGTTCTGCGAAAAACGCGACCGCATTGAGGCAGAGCGTCAGCGGCTGGCCAGCACCTGGATTCAGCCCGGCAGCCCGGCAGCGGCAAAGCTTGACAGCAAAATCAGCAAGCCCCTGAGTCACGAATATAACTTGCTGGAATTGCTCAAGCGGCCCGAGCTGGATTACGCCGATATTGCCGAGCTCTTCGACTCCGCTGAGGCGGTTGACGAGGTGGTTGCCCAGCAGCTTGAAATTGACATCAAATACGCCGGCTACATTGATCGGCAGAAAGAAGAAATCGAGCGATTGCGGCGGTTTGAAAACACGCTGTTGCCAGTAGATTTCGACTATGCCGTGGTCGAGGGTCTGTCGAACGAGGTCAAACAGAAACTGGCAACCACCCGGCCGGAAAGCCTCGCCCAGGCCTCACGCATTCCGGGTGTGACACCTGCGGCGGTTTCGTTGCTGCTGATCTACCTCAAAAAGCGGGGTTTGCTGGACCGGAAGAGTGCCTGA
- a CDS encoding ATP synthase subunit I, with product MLKIFAIQCVVLVLATITVFFPFDWVEAYSAFVGGLISIVPNAYFARQAFRYSGALYAREVNQAFYRGEVGKYATTVILFAVVFAALSPLNVLFLFLAYLAALLLNILLVAYFGWVDKQRIRGLA from the coding sequence TTGCTCAAGATTTTCGCCATCCAGTGCGTTGTACTGGTACTGGCAACCATTACTGTTTTTTTCCCCTTTGATTGGGTTGAGGCTTACTCAGCGTTTGTTGGCGGGCTAATTTCCATCGTGCCCAATGCCTACTTCGCTCGCCAGGCGTTTCGCTACTCCGGCGCGTTGTATGCCCGCGAAGTCAACCAAGCTTTTTATCGGGGAGAGGTGGGCAAGTACGCAACCACGGTTATTTTGTTTGCCGTTGTGTTTGCTGCACTGTCGCCGCTGAACGTACTGTTTTTATTTTTGGCCTACTTGGCCGCGCTGTTGTTGAATATTCTGCTGGTTGCCTATTTTGGCTGGGTGGATAAGCAACGGATTCGCGGACTAGCATAA
- the rsmG gene encoding 16S rRNA (guanine(527)-N(7))-methyltransferase RsmG gives MEELRPLLKQGSAELGLSLSTEQGTHLLEYLALLHKWNRAYNLTAIREPRQMLIKHLLDSLSIARYLEGGTFLDVGTGPGLPGIPLAILHPDKQFELLDSNGKKTRFLIESKARLGLKNVSVHCHRIEQFNSDHLFDGVISRAFSSLAEMAGACAPQLAPTGQLYAMKGLYPEEELSHLPKHFIVKRCISLSVPGLDEARHLLLIVPDRTDTQA, from the coding sequence GTGGAGGAGCTAAGACCGCTGCTAAAGCAGGGCAGCGCCGAGCTGGGCCTGTCACTTTCAACCGAACAGGGCACTCACCTGCTGGAATATCTGGCGCTGCTGCACAAGTGGAACCGGGCTTATAACCTTACCGCCATCCGCGAGCCCCGGCAGATGCTGATCAAGCATTTGCTCGACAGTCTCAGTATTGCCCGGTATCTGGAAGGCGGGACCTTTCTGGACGTTGGCACCGGTCCTGGCCTGCCGGGCATACCATTGGCTATCCTCCATCCCGATAAACAGTTTGAGCTGCTTGACAGTAACGGCAAAAAAACCCGTTTTCTGATCGAGAGCAAGGCCAGGCTTGGTCTAAAGAATGTAAGTGTTCACTGTCATCGAATAGAGCAGTTTAACAGCGACCACTTGTTTGACGGGGTGATATCAAGAGCATTTTCCTCACTGGCCGAGATGGCTGGCGCCTGCGCACCTCAGCTCGCGCCCACGGGCCAGTTGTACGCCATGAAAGGCCTGTACCCAGAGGAAGAGTTGAGTCATCTGCCAAAACACTTTATCGTCAAGCGCTGTATTTCACTCAGCGTTCCCGGTTTGGACGAGGCGCGTCATCTGCTGTTGATCGTCCCGGACCGGACCGACACCCAAGCTTGA
- a CDS encoding ParB/RepB/Spo0J family partition protein, producing the protein MVKKRGLGRGLDALLGASANPVAVTPLPQGSNDSVTPAPVDSAKTETASGVDGTLRSLPIEFLQRGKYQPRRDMQPEALEELAESIKSQGIMQPIVVRQLSQDRYEIIAGERRWRASQLAGLDAVPALIREVPDETAAAMALIENLQREDLNPMEEALAMVRLQKEFELTHAEIARLVGKSRTTITNLLRLTGLREEVQKLLENGDIEMGHARALLGLPPESQSSAASTVVSRGLSVRQTEALVRRLVEEKSTGPSKKAPTAVDPDIRKLQEELSERIGSPVAIQQGGKGKGKLVIQYSSLDELDGILRHIK; encoded by the coding sequence ATGGTTAAAAAACGAGGATTGGGCCGCGGTTTGGATGCCCTGCTCGGCGCATCGGCAAATCCGGTCGCTGTCACGCCCCTCCCTCAGGGTAGCAATGATTCGGTGACCCCGGCACCGGTTGACTCGGCGAAAACGGAGACGGCCTCTGGGGTTGACGGCACCCTGCGCAGTCTACCCATCGAATTTCTTCAGCGGGGCAAGTATCAACCCCGCCGGGATATGCAGCCCGAGGCCCTTGAAGAGCTGGCCGAATCCATCAAATCCCAGGGTATTATGCAGCCCATCGTGGTGCGCCAGCTCAGCCAGGACCGCTACGAAATAATTGCTGGCGAGCGCCGCTGGCGTGCCTCGCAACTGGCCGGGTTGGACGCCGTTCCTGCGTTGATCAGAGAAGTGCCGGATGAAACTGCGGCGGCAATGGCGCTGATCGAAAATCTTCAGCGGGAAGATTTGAACCCGATGGAAGAAGCCCTTGCCATGGTGCGCCTGCAAAAAGAGTTTGAGCTGACCCACGCCGAGATTGCGCGGTTGGTTGGCAAGTCGCGCACCACCATCACCAACCTGCTGCGCCTCACCGGTCTGCGGGAGGAAGTGCAAAAGCTGCTCGAAAATGGCGATATTGAAATGGGTCATGCCCGGGCACTACTGGGTTTGCCACCCGAGTCCCAGTCGTCAGCGGCATCGACGGTGGTCAGCCGGGGCTTGTCTGTGCGTCAGACCGAAGCGCTGGTGCGCCGCCTTGTTGAGGAAAAGTCGACAGGGCCGAGCAAAAAAGCACCGACGGCCGTTGATCCCGATATCCGCAAGTTGCAGGAGGAGCTTTCCGAGCGCATTGGCTCGCCGGTGGCAATTCAGCAAGGCGGCAAAGGCAAGGGCAAATTAGTGATTCAGTACAGTAGCCTGGATGAGCTTGACGGCATTCTTCGCCACATCAAATAG
- the mnmE gene encoding tRNA uridine-5-carboxymethylaminomethyl(34) synthesis GTPase MnmE: protein MSTSGSDTIAAIATPPGKGGVGIIRVSGPKCVAIAESLTGLTELSPRYAHFASFREAASATGEARLIDKGLALFFPGPHSFTGEDVLELQGHGGPIIMDMLLQAVLGQGARLARPGEFSERAFLNNKIDLAQAEAIADLIDSASEQAARQAMRSLEGDFSRHINTLVKAITQLRMYVEAAIDFPEEEIDFLSDGKVGADLANICQQLNQVFRSAKQGSLLREGMTVVIAGQPNAGKSSLLNALAGRESAIVTDIAGTTRDVLRENILIDGMPLHIIDTAGLRDSEDPVEQEGIRRAWSEIEKADRILLVVDNSQPRPATAIPTEFLDAAAKGKLSILLNKCDLQPANDHPFAPGVTTLTISAKQGLGIDQLRDHLKSCMGFEESDSNFIARRRHLNALSTADQHLQLASEQLAHAMAGELVAEELRLAQHALSAITGEFTADDLLGEIFSSFCIGK, encoded by the coding sequence ATGAGCACATCGGGTAGCGATACCATTGCCGCAATAGCCACACCACCTGGAAAAGGTGGTGTTGGCATTATCCGCGTCTCTGGCCCAAAGTGCGTCGCCATTGCCGAATCCCTCACAGGCCTCACTGAGCTAAGCCCCCGTTACGCCCACTTCGCCAGTTTTCGGGAAGCGGCGTCCGCCACCGGCGAAGCCCGCCTTATCGATAAAGGCCTGGCATTGTTTTTCCCTGGTCCCCACTCATTCACCGGTGAAGACGTACTGGAGCTTCAAGGTCACGGCGGACCAATCATCATGGATATGTTGTTGCAGGCCGTGCTTGGTCAGGGTGCCAGACTCGCCCGGCCGGGGGAGTTTTCAGAGCGGGCCTTTCTCAACAACAAAATAGACCTTGCCCAGGCAGAGGCCATTGCCGACCTGATTGATAGCGCCTCGGAGCAAGCGGCTCGCCAAGCCATGCGCTCGCTGGAAGGGGACTTTAGCCGCCATATCAACACTCTCGTGAAGGCAATTACCCAGCTGCGAATGTACGTTGAGGCAGCCATCGACTTTCCCGAAGAAGAAATCGATTTTCTCAGTGACGGCAAAGTGGGCGCCGATCTGGCCAACATCTGCCAACAGCTCAATCAGGTGTTTCGCTCTGCCAAACAGGGTAGTTTGCTCCGGGAAGGCATGACCGTGGTAATTGCCGGGCAGCCCAATGCCGGCAAATCCAGCTTGCTCAATGCCTTGGCGGGTAGAGAGTCAGCTATTGTCACCGACATTGCCGGCACCACCCGTGATGTGTTGCGAGAGAATATTCTGATCGACGGCATGCCCCTGCATATCATTGACACCGCCGGTCTGCGCGACAGCGAAGACCCGGTAGAACAGGAGGGTATTCGCCGGGCCTGGTCTGAAATTGAAAAAGCTGATCGAATCTTGCTGGTTGTTGACAACAGCCAACCCCGACCCGCCACCGCAATTCCCACCGAGTTTCTCGACGCCGCGGCAAAGGGCAAGCTCAGTATCCTGCTCAATAAATGTGACCTGCAACCCGCTAACGATCACCCCTTTGCACCGGGTGTGACTACCTTGACGATATCGGCAAAACAGGGGCTCGGAATCGATCAGCTTAGAGACCATCTCAAAAGCTGTATGGGATTTGAAGAAAGCGACTCCAACTTCATCGCCCGCCGCCGACACCTCAACGCCCTGTCTACAGCCGACCAGCATTTGCAGCTGGCCAGTGAACAACTCGCGCATGCCATGGCCGGTGAGTTGGTTGCAGAGGAACTTCGTCTAGCCCAACACGCCCTCTCTGCGATCACCGGTGAATTCACCGCCGATGATTTGCTGGGCGAAATATTCTCCAGCTTCTGCATCGGCAAATAA
- a CDS encoding response regulator → MPMLSPLRKFSLFQQILIAVLIPLLIMFFSLFSYTLAARLNDAAQSQREIARRVAENIAALTELAVISGDQQQIREILPTTLTGDIISITVTQLDTSQQWRVVNQARRDDTSEMVFANIYQRSVAIEDAITGETLGNAEPRLLGSVAVEKSTEELRQLQYQIVGVSSLIGILVAAISIGMAWRISRRLASPLAEINAATRDIASGRTGVRITELQSGELGELQQHINDMSASLDEQQLAIKNHVSQLEIAKAEAEEANNAKSLFLATMTHELRTPMNGALGMLQLLADTDLDKEQSRYVDIARDSSELLLGIVDDILDFSKIEKGELRLLEHYFAIGSLLEKTVNALRHEASKKRITLDLRLDPSLRNLEILGDETRLRQILLNLSSNAVKFTEKGRVSLSLTAVSINAQRIDLELVVEDTGIGISPSQQSFIFDSFRQADSSTVRRYGGSGLGLTIVKRLCEMMNIRIDLESNLGLGTRFQLRWQSQYRQKVSAQAISKTASNPLKGLTALVVEDNRVNQMLVSNVLQKWGMEVLTANHGKEALTRIDQCQPNVVLMDLQMPVMDGFEACRQIRRQFSPDELCIIALTANTLQEDKDQCLAAGMNDYLSKPVSLPVLKEKLVSWLGKDDGTKPLEPVENDG, encoded by the coding sequence ATGCCAATGCTCAGTCCGCTTCGAAAATTCAGTTTGTTCCAACAAATTCTTATTGCAGTGCTGATCCCGCTGCTGATCATGTTTTTCTCTTTGTTCAGCTACACGCTGGCGGCACGACTCAATGATGCAGCCCAAAGCCAGCGAGAGATTGCCCGGCGCGTCGCAGAAAATATTGCCGCCCTTACCGAACTCGCTGTCATCAGCGGCGACCAGCAACAGATTCGCGAAATTTTGCCGACAACGCTAACCGGCGACATCATCTCCATTACCGTCACTCAACTCGACACCAGCCAGCAATGGCGGGTGGTCAACCAAGCGCGTCGCGACGACACCAGTGAAATGGTGTTTGCCAACATCTATCAGCGCTCTGTTGCCATCGAAGACGCCATCACCGGTGAAACCCTGGGGAATGCCGAGCCGCGATTGCTCGGCTCTGTTGCCGTCGAAAAGTCCACGGAGGAACTACGTCAGCTTCAGTATCAGATTGTCGGTGTGTCCTCATTAATCGGCATTTTAGTAGCCGCAATCAGTATCGGTATGGCCTGGCGTATCTCGCGCCGACTGGCAAGCCCCCTGGCCGAGATCAATGCCGCGACTAGAGATATCGCCAGTGGAAGAACAGGAGTACGTATTACCGAACTGCAATCGGGTGAGCTCGGTGAACTGCAGCAGCATATCAATGACATGTCCGCCAGCCTCGATGAACAGCAGCTGGCGATAAAGAATCACGTCAGTCAGCTGGAAATCGCCAAGGCCGAAGCGGAAGAAGCCAACAACGCCAAGAGCCTGTTTCTGGCGACCATGACTCACGAGCTGCGTACACCCATGAATGGCGCCCTGGGTATGCTGCAGCTTCTTGCCGATACCGACCTCGACAAAGAACAAAGTCGTTATGTCGATATCGCCCGGGATTCCAGTGAACTGTTGCTGGGCATTGTCGACGACATCCTCGACTTTTCTAAGATAGAGAAGGGTGAACTGCGCTTGCTCGAGCACTACTTTGCAATTGGTAGTCTGCTGGAAAAGACCGTCAACGCATTGCGACACGAAGCCAGCAAAAAGCGAATCACCCTGGATTTGCGTCTCGATCCAAGCCTGCGCAACCTCGAGATTCTCGGCGACGAAACACGACTTCGGCAAATCCTGCTGAACCTCAGTAGCAACGCAGTGAAATTTACCGAGAAGGGGAGGGTCAGCCTCAGTCTCACTGCCGTATCAATCAACGCCCAACGCATCGATCTAGAACTCGTGGTTGAAGACACGGGCATTGGTATCAGTCCCAGTCAGCAGAGCTTTATTTTTGACAGCTTCCGGCAGGCCGATAGCTCCACCGTGCGGCGTTATGGCGGATCAGGACTCGGGCTCACCATCGTCAAACGCCTATGTGAAATGATGAATATTCGCATCGACCTGGAAAGCAATCTGGGCCTCGGAACCCGTTTCCAATTGCGCTGGCAGAGCCAATATCGACAAAAGGTCAGCGCCCAGGCGATCAGCAAAACGGCTTCGAACCCGCTCAAAGGGCTCACGGCACTGGTCGTGGAAGACAACCGGGTCAACCAGATGCTGGTCAGCAATGTCCTGCAAAAATGGGGAATGGAAGTCCTCACTGCCAATCATGGCAAAGAGGCCTTGACCCGAATCGACCAATGTCAGCCCAACGTGGTGCTCATGGACCTGCAAATGCCAGTGATGGACGGCTTTGAGGCCTGCCGCCAGATTCGTCGGCAGTTCAGCCCCGACGAGCTCTGCATCATCGCCCTGACCGCCAACACACTCCAGGAAGACAAAGATCAATGCCTTGCTGCGGGGATGAACGATTACCTCAGTAAGCCCGTTTCATTGCCAGTGTTGAAAGAAAAGCTGGTTTCCTGGCTGGGGAAAGACGATGGCACAAAACCTCTCGAGCCTGTGGAAAACGACGGATAA
- a CDS encoding TonB-dependent receptor plug domain-containing protein: MRQGLPISIALLLTGVFSADHTFANLLGEENLPVVLTPARLKQNRTEVPASVSVIDRDMIIASGLREIPELFRLIPGTSVGARDGWNHVVSYHGTNYRDSRRMQVLIDGRSVYQAGLATVDWSDIPITIEDIERIEVVRGPSTAAYGANAFLGVINIITRHPADRDRLNINVKVGDQDTEDYRVSHAGDYAGGFYGVTVASRRDSGFDHKMDGSERRDGKNLELINTRYERQLSSGISSSFAFGYKQGWTEDDRTDLDVTPPDNYVRDYYFSGKLEWEYSVFHTQSLRLDHSSQDQETEWTVALPPQFIGIFTNPNPIVMADANQNIRVSRQDLDFQDTYIWSKSFQTVSGIHLKKARAQSETYYGGTIDNHSYQLFANAELKLNDYISANAGGSYEYEQYVGKNFSPRYSLHFHINADHGFRMIYSEAIRSPDLLETSADWQYTARNVRPAPDGQTEGTFALTATGNPDVRPERIESREIGYYGNFRQYHLQWDVKIFDDKLDRLISKSIALDSFDPSNDTSLSQKGAETEVDFRPNHHWLFHLSYAYIEAEASSKREEEFTPQSAGSVLVSYRFDSGLQVSAAHYYAREIGTDDNKFSRSDVRIAQSFNIGNSRLEIAFTAQYRQDNDSELLADNRYHDDFRQWISVNLHY, encoded by the coding sequence ATGCGTCAGGGCCTTCCAATCAGCATCGCGCTACTGCTTACCGGTGTATTCTCAGCTGATCATACATTTGCCAACCTCCTCGGCGAAGAAAACCTTCCCGTGGTACTCACTCCTGCGCGCCTCAAGCAAAACCGCACTGAGGTGCCTGCCAGCGTTTCGGTAATTGACCGAGACATGATTATTGCCTCGGGCCTGCGAGAAATCCCTGAACTTTTCCGTCTGATTCCCGGCACCTCTGTCGGCGCTCGGGACGGATGGAATCATGTCGTCAGTTACCACGGTACCAATTACCGGGATTCACGCCGCATGCAGGTGCTGATCGACGGCCGCTCGGTATACCAGGCGGGGTTAGCCACCGTCGACTGGAGCGATATCCCCATTACTATCGAAGATATCGAACGCATTGAGGTTGTACGAGGACCATCGACGGCCGCTTACGGCGCCAATGCCTTTCTCGGCGTCATCAACATTATCACCCGTCATCCTGCCGATAGGGATCGCCTGAATATCAACGTCAAAGTTGGCGATCAAGACACGGAAGACTATCGCGTCAGTCATGCCGGTGATTATGCAGGCGGCTTCTACGGTGTGACTGTCGCCAGTCGCAGAGACAGCGGCTTTGACCACAAAATGGACGGCAGCGAACGTCGAGATGGCAAGAATCTCGAACTGATAAACACCCGGTACGAGCGTCAGCTCTCTAGTGGTATCAGCAGCAGCTTTGCGTTTGGCTACAAACAGGGGTGGACCGAGGATGATCGAACGGATCTGGATGTTACGCCACCCGACAACTACGTTAGAGACTACTATTTTTCCGGCAAGTTAGAATGGGAATACTCCGTCTTTCATACTCAAAGCCTGCGTCTCGACCACTCAAGCCAGGACCAGGAAACCGAGTGGACGGTTGCACTTCCACCGCAATTTATCGGCATTTTCACCAATCCAAATCCCATCGTCATGGCCGACGCAAACCAGAATATCCGCGTTAGCCGCCAGGATCTGGATTTTCAAGACACCTATATCTGGAGTAAATCCTTTCAAACGGTATCCGGTATCCACTTAAAAAAGGCCAGAGCTCAATCAGAAACCTACTACGGTGGCACGATAGACAACCACAGCTATCAGCTATTCGCCAATGCCGAACTAAAATTAAACGACTACATCAGTGCCAACGCCGGTGGGTCATATGAATACGAGCAGTATGTCGGCAAAAATTTCTCACCCCGCTATTCACTGCATTTTCATATCAATGCCGACCACGGCTTTCGGATGATCTATTCCGAAGCGATACGCTCACCTGATTTGTTAGAAACCTCTGCCGACTGGCAGTATACCGCCCGCAATGTCAGACCGGCACCCGACGGCCAGACAGAAGGCACATTTGCCCTCACCGCAACAGGCAACCCCGACGTAAGACCGGAGCGAATTGAATCTCGAGAGATTGGTTATTACGGCAATTTTCGCCAATACCACCTTCAGTGGGATGTGAAAATTTTTGATGACAAACTCGACCGGCTGATCTCAAAATCAATTGCACTCGATAGTTTCGATCCATCTAACGATACATCACTTTCGCAAAAAGGCGCTGAAACAGAAGTCGATTTTCGACCGAATCACCACTGGCTTTTCCATCTTAGCTACGCCTACATCGAAGCAGAGGCCAGCTCAAAACGCGAAGAAGAATTTACACCTCAGAGCGCAGGCAGTGTGCTGGTTTCGTATCGCTTTGACAGCGGTTTGCAGGTCTCTGCCGCCCACTACTATGCAAGAGAAATTGGCACCGACGACAACAAGTTTTCGCGCAGCGATGTTCGCATTGCGCAGTCATTCAATATCGGCAATAGCCGATTAGAAATCGCCTTCACAGCCCAGTATCGTCAGGACAACGACAGTGAACTGCTGGCCGACAATCGTTATCACGATGACTTTCGTCAATGGATTAGTGTGAATCTGCACTACTGA
- a CDS encoding ParA family protein — protein sequence MAKVFAITNQKGGVGKTTTTVNLAASLAATKRRILLIDLDPQGNATMGCGVDKDAVEFSVYDVLVAGRAIGETVQRAEDSGFDVLPANQDLTAAEVELINEIGREFRLKEALQAVTPHYDYVLIDCPPSLNMLTVNALAAADGVLIPMQCEYYALEGLSALLNTINRVKQLINPALEVEGILRTMYDGRTSLTSQVTDELRRHFDDKVYSTVIPRNVRLAEAPSHGLPVLYYDKQSKGALAYLALAGEILRRASKPSPEAEPDNNLNTQAEQIHG from the coding sequence GTGGCCAAGGTCTTTGCAATTACCAATCAAAAAGGCGGTGTGGGTAAAACCACGACCACCGTCAATCTGGCGGCGTCCCTGGCGGCGACCAAGCGCCGGATTTTGCTGATTGATCTTGATCCCCAGGGCAATGCCACCATGGGCTGTGGTGTCGACAAAGACGCGGTTGAGTTCTCCGTTTACGACGTGCTGGTTGCCGGGCGGGCAATCGGCGAAACCGTGCAGCGCGCCGAAGACAGCGGCTTTGATGTTTTGCCGGCAAATCAGGACCTCACCGCCGCTGAAGTGGAATTGATAAACGAAATCGGCCGGGAGTTTCGCCTCAAGGAAGCCCTGCAGGCGGTGACACCCCATTACGATTACGTGTTGATCGACTGCCCGCCGTCACTGAACATGCTCACCGTGAATGCCTTGGCGGCGGCCGATGGCGTGTTGATTCCAATGCAGTGCGAATATTACGCATTGGAAGGGCTCAGCGCGCTGCTGAACACCATTAATCGGGTGAAGCAGTTGATCAATCCGGCCCTGGAGGTCGAGGGCATTTTGCGGACCATGTACGATGGTCGCACCAGCCTCACCAGCCAGGTGACCGACGAGTTACGTCGCCATTTCGACGACAAAGTGTATAGCACCGTCATCCCTCGCAATGTGCGTTTGGCCGAGGCGCCCAGTCACGGCCTGCCGGTGCTGTACTATGACAAGCAGTCCAAAGGGGCGTTGGCTTACCTTGCCCTGGCCGGTGAAATCCTGCGCCGGGCCAGCAAGCCATCGCCAGAGGCAGAGCCCGACAATAATCTGAATACACAGGCTGAACAGATTCATGGTTAA